Genomic segment of Candidatus Binatia bacterium:
GGACGGTCGAGGCCGAGCTCGTGGCGCAGCGCCTCGCGGTCGGCGTGGCTCGCGCGCTCGCCGAGGATCACGTCGACGGGATCGCCCGGCACGGCGTGCAGCAGCGCGACGACCAGCACGAGGACGCCGAGCATCGTCGGCAGCGCGAGCGCGAGGCGGAGGCACGCGTAGCGCAGCATCACGAAGTCGCGGGCGGTACGGAGATCAGACGCGCCGTCGCGAGCGAGCGCAGGTCGCCGGTCGGCGTCGGTACGAAGCCGTCGAGACGCTTTGTCTTGACGACGACGTTGTCGACCCACCACAGCGGCACGAACGGCAGATCGCGCTGCGCGATGTCCGTGACGCGCCGGTAGCGCTCGAGACGCTGCTCGCGGTCGGGGAGGCGCCGCGCCTCGAGCGTCAGCAGATCGACCTCGTCGTTCGCGTAGCCCCCGCGGTTGCTGCCGTGCGGCGGCGTCATCCGCGAGTGCAGGATCGTGTGCCAGTGGTCCGGGTCCTCGATGCCGACCCAGGCGAGGATGAAGAGGTCGAAGCGTCCGCGGCGCACGTCGCCGTAGAGCGACGCCCACTCGAGCGGCCGCACCTCGACGTCGAGCCCGACCTCGCCGAGCATCGCGGCGACGACCTCGCCGACGCGGCGGCGGATCTCGACGCTCGACGTCTTGAGCGTCAAGCGTCGCCCGGCGGCGCCGGCCTCCTCGACGAGGCGTCGGGCGAGCGCGGGATCGTAGCGGTACTCGGCGCCGTCGTGGTGTGCCCAGTGCTCGGGCGGGAAGAGCCCGTTCGCCGGACGCGCGTGACCGGCGAGCACGAAGCGCACGATCGACTCGCGGTCGATCGCGTGCGCGATCGCGCGCCGCACCCGCAGATCGGCGAGCAGCGGATCGCGCAGATCGAGCCCGACGTAGTGAAAGGTCGAGCCCGGGGTCGCGACGACGTCGAGCCCTTGCTCTTCCAGCCACGGCAGCAGGTCGGGCTCGACCGCGTTCTGCACCAGGTCGATCGCGCCGCGCGCCAGCGCCAGCGCGCGCGACACGCTGTCCGGCGCGACGCGGAAGAGGATTCCCGGCAGCGCGGGGCGCGGCTCGGCGGTGTCGCTCGCCGCGACACGGACGGTGTCGATGTCCGCCGACTCGAGACGGAACGGGCCGGCGCCGATGCGGCACTCCGGCAGCGCTGCGCACTTCGCGGGGAGGATCGCGAGGCGCGTCGCATGGAGGAACGTCGCCGCGGGCTCGCGCAGCGTGAAGCGCACCGTCCGCTCGTCCTCGGCGACGACCTCGGCGACGAGCTCGAGGGCCTCGTGCTGCTGCGCGCGCAGCGCCGGCGAGGCGAGCGAGCGGTACGTCGCGACGACGTCGTCGGCGCGCACCGGCGCGCCGTCGTGAAAGCGCGCGGCGCGGAGGTGGAAGCGGTAGGTGAGAGGATCCGGCGACTCCCAGCGCTCCGCGAGATCGGGCGTCGGCTCGCCGGCCGCGTTGGTGGTGGTGAGACCGCGGTGCACGAGGTCGAGCACGATCGTCGAGCTCGCGTCGCTCGCGGTGCGCGGATCGAGCGCCGTCGGCGCCGCGTCGAGACCGACGACGAGGTAGCCCGGAGGACGCTCCTGCGGCCGCGCGCAGGCCGCGACGAGCACCGTCAGGAGAGCCGCCAGAATCGCGCAAGTACGCCCTCTGACGGGGGAAAATTGTTGACCTTCGGAAAAGAAGTCTGTTAGCTCGTCCGCGCGGCGGCGCTCAACAGTCGCCAGGCGATTGCCGATGGAGTCCGTGACAGCCAGACGTCGGACGGCCGGGTGTCTCGCGAACACGCCGCGGCACCACGAGGTGGGGAGGTGGGAATGATTCGTCGGTGGCTTCTCGTCGGCCTGCTGTCGGTCGTCACGTTCGCGAGCGTGTCGCGCGCCGACCAGGGACCATTCCCGAGACCGAAGGTGCTCGAGCCGGCGATCAAGTTCTGGCGCGACATCTTCGCGACCTACTCGAAGCACCAGGTGGTGGTGCACGATGATTGGTATCTCGGCAAGGTCTACGAGGTCGTCGACTTCCGCTCCTGGGTGAGCGACGGCGAGCCGCTGACCATCTCGCAGGAGAACGAGAAGAAGCGCCAGATCGAGGAAGCGAAGCAGCGCGTGCGCAACATCCTGCTCTCACTGCACGCGCGTGGTGGCGACACGTCCGGCATGACGGCGGACGAGCGTCGCATCTACGAGATGTTCCGCGACGTGCCGGGGCACGACAAGTTCCTGCTCGCGGCCGATCGCGTGCGCGCGCAGCCGGGTCTGCGCGAGCGCTTCGCGCTCGGCATCGCGCGTCAGCGCGGCTACCTGCCGCGCATGGAGCAGGTGTTCCGCGAGGAAGGCCTGCCCGTGCAGCTCGCGCGCCTGCCGCTCATCGAGTCGTGCTTCGACCTGAACGCCTACTCGAAGGTCGGCGCGGCCGGCGTGTGGCAGTTCATGCCGTCGACCGGCAAGCAGTACCTGCACATCAGCGACGCGATCGACGAGCGTCGCGATCCGCTGCGCGCGACGCGCGCGGCGGCGCAGCACCTCGCGGCGGACTACCAGGCGCTCGGCTCCTGGCCGCTCGCGATCACCGCGTACAACCACGGCCGCGGCGGTGTGGCGCGCGGCGTGCGCGAGATCGGCTCGTCGGACATCGGCGACCTCGTCACGCGCTACCGCGGCAAGGCGTTCGGCTTCGCGTCGCGGAACTTCTACGCCGAGTTCCTCGCCGCGCTCGACGTCGTCGAGCGTGCCGACGAGCTGTTCGGCGACCTGCCGTACATCCCGCCGATCGAGGGCGAGGAGGTGCCGCTGCCGCACCCGATGGGGCTGCACCACGCTGCGCGTCTCGCGGGCGTCCGGGCCGAGGATCTGGTGGCCGCGAATCCGGCGTTCCTGTCCGCGGTGGTCGACGGACGCGCCTACATTCCGCGCGGCTACCGTCTCCGCGTCCCGCCGGGCGGCGACGTCGTGCAGGTCGCGCGCGCGACCCCGCCGCCGGTGCAGCGCACGCAGGTCGCGTCTGCGAAGCGACCGAGCAAGAGCACCCGTCCGGTCACGGTCGCGTCGAGCAAATCGAGCAAGAGCTCGAAGACCCAGACGGCGAGCAAGAGCGCGTCGAGCAAGAGCGCGTCCCGCCAGGTCGCGAGCAAGAGCAGCAAGGGCAAGAGCAGCGCGAAGAAGAAGCCGACCGTGATCGTGCACCGCGTGCAGAAGGGGCAGACGCTCGGCGACATCGCGCGCCGCTACGGCACGACCGTCGAGGCGATCCGCAGCATGAACAAGGTGAGCGCGCGCTCGTTGCAGGTCGGCCAGCGGCTGCGCATCCCGAGCTGACGGTCGGTCCGGGCGGGCGCTTCCGGACGCCGCGTGCGCGCAGCGTCGCGCCCACACGGCGCCGTGAGCAGCGACGAGCCCGGCTCGTGCGGGCCTCGGCGGCTATGCTAGGGCTCGTCCCGGGCTCATGCGCTATCTGCCGATCCTGGTCGATCTCGCGGGACGCCCGTGCCTGGTCGTCGGCGGCGGGGCCGTCGCGGCGCGCAAGGCGGCCACCTTGCTCGACGCCGGAGCGCGCGTGAGGGTCGTCGCGCCGAGCGTGTCGCGCGAGATGGAGGAGGTCGCGGCGCGGCCGGACGTCACCGTCGAGCGCCGCGCCTACCGGCGCGAGGACCTGACGGGGGTGGCGCTCGCCTTCGCGGCGACCGACGACGCGGAGCTGCAGGAGCGCATCGCGCGCGACGCGCGCGACGCCTCGGTGTGGCTCAACGCCGTCGACGAGCCGGAGCGCTGCTCGTTCGTCATGCCCGCGATCCTCGATCGCGATCCGCTGGTGGTGGCGGTCGGGACGGGCGGCGCGAGCCCGGCGCTCGCGCGCCGCATCCGCGACGACATCGGCCAGCTCCTCGGGCCCGAGTACGACGCCGCGCTCGCGCACCTCGCGCTGCTGCGCACGCGCTATGTGCCGGGTCCGGCGCGTCAGGCCGCGTTCAACCGCCTCGTCGACGGTGGGCTGCTCGAGGCGCTGCGCGCGCGCGACGGCGCGCGCGTCGAGGCGCTCACGCGCGAGGCGTGCAGCGGGCTCGACGCCGTCGCACAGGAGGCGCCGTGAGCGAGGCCGTGCTGCTGCGGCTGGCGATGCTGGCCTACCTCGTCGGCACGGTGTCGGGCGGGCTCGGCCTCGTGCAGCCGCGCGACTCCACCCGGCGGACCACGGCGGGCGCGCTCGTGGTCGGGTTCGTCCTGCAGGCGGCGGCGATCGTCGTGCGCTCGCTCGAGGTGGGGACGATCGCGGTCTCTTCGTTCGCCGAGCAGGGCGCGCTGTTCGCGTGTCTGCTGGTCGGCATCTACGTGCTCGCGCAGCTGCGCTACCGCCTCGCGGTGCTCGGTGCGGTGGTGGGACCGATCGGCTTCATCGGCGCGCTGGTCGCGCTGGTCGCGCACGGCGGCGCGCAGGACGTGCCGCCGTTCCTGCGCAGCCCGTGGCTGCCGGTGCACGTGATGCTCGCGTTCCTCGGCAACGCGGCGTTCGCGCTCGCCTGCATCGTGAGCCTGCTCTACCTCTGGCAGGAGCGGCAGCTGAAGGCGCACCACGTCGGCCCGCTCGCCCGACGCCTCCCGTCCCTCGAGACGCTCGACAACGTCAATTTCAAGTTTCTCGGC
This window contains:
- a CDS encoding transglycosylase SLT domain-containing protein — its product is MIRRWLLVGLLSVVTFASVSRADQGPFPRPKVLEPAIKFWRDIFATYSKHQVVVHDDWYLGKVYEVVDFRSWVSDGEPLTISQENEKKRQIEEAKQRVRNILLSLHARGGDTSGMTADERRIYEMFRDVPGHDKFLLAADRVRAQPGLRERFALGIARQRGYLPRMEQVFREEGLPVQLARLPLIESCFDLNAYSKVGAAGVWQFMPSTGKQYLHISDAIDERRDPLRATRAAAQHLAADYQALGSWPLAITAYNHGRGGVARGVREIGSSDIGDLVTRYRGKAFGFASRNFYAEFLAALDVVERADELFGDLPYIPPIEGEEVPLPHPMGLHHAARLAGVRAEDLVAANPAFLSAVVDGRAYIPRGYRLRVPPGGDVVQVARATPPPVQRTQVASAKRPSKSTRPVTVASSKSSKSSKTQTASKSASSKSASRQVASKSSKGKSSAKKKPTVIVHRVQKGQTLGDIARRYGTTVEAIRSMNKVSARSLQVGQRLRIPS
- a CDS encoding ABC transporter substrate-binding protein — protein: MLVAACARPQERPPGYLVVGLDAAPTALDPRTASDASSTIVLDLVHRGLTTTNAAGEPTPDLAERWESPDPLTYRFHLRAARFHDGAPVRADDVVATYRSLASPALRAQQHEALELVAEVVAEDERTVRFTLREPAATFLHATRLAILPAKCAALPECRIGAGPFRLESADIDTVRVAASDTAEPRPALPGILFRVAPDSVSRALALARGAIDLVQNAVEPDLLPWLEEQGLDVVATPGSTFHYVGLDLRDPLLADLRVRRAIAHAIDRESIVRFVLAGHARPANGLFPPEHWAHHDGAEYRYDPALARRLVEEAGAAGRRLTLKTSSVEIRRRVGEVVAAMLGEVGLDVEVRPLEWASLYGDVRRGRFDLFILAWVGIEDPDHWHTILHSRMTPPHGSNRGGYANDEVDLLTLEARRLPDREQRLERYRRVTDIAQRDLPFVPLWWVDNVVVKTKRLDGFVPTPTGDLRSLATARLISVPPATS
- a CDS encoding bifunctional precorrin-2 dehydrogenase/sirohydrochlorin ferrochelatase → MRYLPILVDLAGRPCLVVGGGAVAARKAATLLDAGARVRVVAPSVSREMEEVAARPDVTVERRAYRREDLTGVALAFAATDDAELQERIARDARDASVWLNAVDEPERCSFVMPAILDRDPLVVAVGTGGASPALARRIRDDIGQLLGPEYDAALAHLALLRTRYVPGPARQAAFNRLVDGGLLEALRARDGARVEALTREACSGLDAVAQEAP
- a CDS encoding cytochrome c biogenesis protein — its product is MSEAVLLRLAMLAYLVGTVSGGLGLVQPRDSTRRTTAGALVVGFVLQAAAIVVRSLEVGTIAVSSFAEQGALFACLLVGIYVLAQLRYRLAVLGAVVGPIGFIGALVALVAHGGAQDVPPFLRSPWLPVHVMLAFLGNAAFALACIVSLLYLWQERQLKAHHVGPLARRLPSLETLDNVNFKFLGWGFILLTLSIVSGVLWAELTSGRLLSWEPRTIWTSVIWVIYAVLLHGRLTVGWGGRRAAALTIVGFAVLFVSFIGVNVLTPGRHAVSYG